One genomic region from Gammaproteobacteria bacterium encodes:
- a CDS encoding DotI/IcmL/TraM family protein translates to MRARKLLTQSNGFYQRYYHYFFIGLMGVICLLMAMIGLILYQMFNRPLPSFIAKQSNQEKMVLRAYDAPNLLPETILRWASKAATTAYSFDYVNYNNQLKLARPYFTDAGWQMFLTSVQKLIDSIVQNQLFVNGVVAGTPVISNQGPLPGREYVWRVQIPFLVIYQSANTTSKSNYYVILSLVRVPTYVNPQGIGIDQFIMAQT, encoded by the coding sequence ATGCGAGCTCGAAAATTGTTAACGCAGAGTAATGGATTTTATCAGCGTTACTATCATTACTTCTTTATAGGATTGATGGGTGTTATTTGTTTGCTCATGGCTATGATTGGTCTTATTCTTTATCAAATGTTCAATCGCCCGCTACCTTCGTTTATAGCAAAACAATCTAATCAAGAAAAAATGGTTTTGCGTGCGTATGACGCGCCGAATTTATTGCCTGAGACTATTTTGCGTTGGGCATCAAAAGCTGCGACGACTGCGTATAGCTTCGATTATGTGAATTATAATAATCAACTCAAATTGGCACGACCCTATTTTACTGACGCAGGTTGGCAAATGTTTTTAACCTCAGTACAAAAATTAATTGATTCAATTGTACAAAACCAATTATTTGTTAATGGTGTGGTAGCGGGTACACCCGTTATTTCCAATCAAGGACCTTTGCCGGGCCGAGAATATGTTTGGCGGGTGCAAATTCCATTCTTGGTTATTTATCAAAGTGCCAATACGACATCCAAAAGTAACTATTATGTAATTTTATCCCTGGTTCGCGTTCCCACTTATGTTAATCCGCAAGGCATTGGTATTGATCAATTCATTATGGCGCAAACATGA
- a CDS encoding OmpA family protein, producing the protein MWMLLRALGGIHIKFLCFSLLCFSSFMLISCASSNVTRTTSTNIDLGVQNAKNLFNGVYNGDIAEAYQNTNQTTKGAFLGGAAGGITGFFASGIGVLPGLATGAILGASYGAYIDSNTNFEDKLENRGATLVVLGDQVMVILPSARIFQAYTATIKPQAYSTLYMVARYINRYTKMLVKITVYTNDTGSASTDLALSNQQAYAISRFLQASGVEARVLYASGCGGTKLVDSTSATWDESDNYRIEITLEKLYV; encoded by the coding sequence GTGTGGATGTTATTGCGTGCCTTGGGTGGCATACACATCAAATTCCTGTGCTTTTCTCTACTCTGTTTTTCTTCTTTTATGTTAATCAGTTGTGCTTCATCGAATGTAACGCGGACCACTTCAACTAATATTGACTTGGGAGTGCAGAATGCTAAAAATTTATTCAATGGCGTATACAACGGCGATATTGCAGAAGCCTATCAAAACACCAATCAAACCACCAAGGGAGCTTTTCTTGGCGGCGCAGCCGGTGGCATAACGGGTTTTTTTGCATCAGGTATTGGTGTGTTGCCGGGACTTGCAACAGGTGCAATTTTAGGCGCGAGTTACGGCGCTTACATCGATTCCAATACTAACTTTGAGGATAAACTAGAGAACCGGGGTGCCACCTTAGTTGTGCTTGGCGATCAAGTGATGGTCATTCTCCCCTCAGCACGCATCTTTCAAGCTTATACAGCAACGATTAAACCGCAAGCTTACTCGACACTTTATATGGTCGCACGCTACATCAACCGTTACACGAAAATGCTGGTAAAAATCACGGTCTACACCAACGATACTGGCTCTGCGAGTACTGATCTTGCACTTTCCAATCAGCAGGCTTACGCTATTTCGAGATTCTTGCAAGCTTCGGGTGTAGAAGCGCGTGTCCTTTATGCAAGCGGATGCGGTGGTACAAAATTGGTCGATAGTACTTCTGCGACTTGGGATGAAAGCGATAATTATAGAATTGAAATAACCTTAGAAAAATTATACGTCTAA